In the genome of Hymenobacter cellulosivorans, one region contains:
- a CDS encoding ABC transporter permease, whose amino-acid sequence MIRHLITLIWNRRRANGLLVSEIFLAFIAVFAVTSLIMYMRQNYQTPLGFEYQDVWQINLKQGAQSEQRYATLQQVVQRLKATPGVTSVARSGENTPFSFNNGTAKLDAGEGANKRQSPSTDIYFAGPELQKVLDLQIAEGRWFDRRDEAATRRPVVITEATRAALFPNESPIGKVVRGLKEEWQVVGVTNSYRAGGELSTPRPAIMLYVSPNDTAEALSTLLVRVAPGSGAALKKQIGEQIHSTSPSWTSTIVALGEQRLAKLKMLLALPAMLGIVCLFLTMNVALGIFGVMWLNISRRRVEIGLRRAIGASAGSISSQILGEILIITTFGLLLGVLAVIQFPILGVFSVPASVYFLAIGLGLGLIYGLVTLCAVYPSQLATGIRPALSLREE is encoded by the coding sequence ATGATACGCCACCTCATTACCCTCATTTGGAACCGCCGCCGGGCCAATGGCCTCCTGGTTTCCGAGATATTTCTGGCCTTCATTGCGGTGTTTGCCGTGACCAGCCTGATTATGTACATGCGGCAAAACTACCAGACACCCCTGGGCTTCGAGTACCAGGATGTCTGGCAAATCAACCTCAAGCAGGGCGCCCAAAGTGAACAGCGGTACGCCACTTTGCAGCAAGTAGTGCAGCGCCTCAAAGCCACGCCCGGCGTGACAAGCGTGGCGCGCAGCGGCGAAAACACGCCTTTTTCCTTCAACAATGGTACCGCCAAGCTCGATGCCGGCGAAGGAGCCAACAAGCGCCAGTCGCCCAGCACCGACATCTACTTTGCCGGCCCCGAGCTCCAGAAGGTGCTGGACCTGCAGATTGCTGAAGGCCGGTGGTTTGACCGGCGCGATGAAGCCGCTACCCGCCGCCCCGTGGTCATTACGGAAGCAACCCGGGCTGCTTTGTTTCCTAACGAGTCGCCTATCGGTAAGGTGGTTCGAGGCCTCAAAGAGGAGTGGCAAGTGGTTGGCGTTACCAACTCTTACCGTGCCGGTGGTGAGCTGAGTACGCCCCGACCCGCCATCATGCTCTACGTGAGTCCTAATGATACCGCGGAAGCATTATCGACCTTGCTTGTGCGGGTTGCGCCCGGGTCGGGTGCGGCCCTCAAAAAGCAGATTGGGGAGCAAATCCACTCTACTAGCCCCTCTTGGACGAGTACCATTGTGGCCCTAGGTGAGCAGCGCTTGGCCAAGCTCAAGATGCTGCTGGCATTGCCCGCCATGCTCGGTATCGTCTGCCTATTCCTGACGATGAACGTGGCCCTGGGCATCTTCGGGGTGATGTGGCTCAACATTAGCCGCCGCCGGGTGGAAATAGGCTTGCGGCGAGCCATCGGCGCCAGTGCTGGCTCCATCAGCAGTCAGATCCTGGGCGAAATCCTGATCATCACCACTTTTGGCCTGCTCCTGGGCGTGCTAGCCGTCATTCAGTTCCCGATTTTGGGGGTATTTAGCGTGCCGGCCAGCGTGTACTTCCTGGCAATTGGCCTGGGGTTGGGGCTCATTTACGGCTTAGTAACCTTGTGCGCCGTGTATCCCAGCCAGCTAGCCACCGGCATCCGACCAGCGTTGTCGCTACGGGAAGAGTAA
- a CDS encoding ABC transporter permease has product MLLNYLKIAWKVLLRRRFFTFISLFGTSLTLMVLLVLYAIFDYTVGPHTPETQVDRLVFINRIQLVAQEGGQSNGFIGYSFLDRYVRPMRTPEKISLSEGNYNNVEAYVGESTLKLDRKLTDSEFWQVLNFDFVAGRPYTAAEVREAALVAVINESTSRKYFGTTTNVIGRTFEAGAVHYRVVGLVRDVPISRSNSYADFWVPLTTTSEDLRDPGYIGNYQAIALARTSSDVATIQQEYERIIKQVPLPDPKKYKAVHSYARTLLASLTARFNNNADAEGGVGRMMQVSVVMALLFMLLPALNLVNVNVSRMLERSSEIGVRKAFGATSRTLVTQFLFENVFLTLLGGLLGLALAAGALMLLNYSQFMPYSDFALNARVFGAGILTSLFFGALSGAYPAYKMSKLPVVQALKADFKV; this is encoded by the coding sequence ATGTTGCTCAATTATCTAAAAATAGCCTGGAAGGTGCTGCTGCGGCGGCGGTTTTTCACGTTCATCAGCCTCTTCGGAACCAGCCTGACCCTGATGGTGCTGCTGGTACTCTATGCCATCTTCGACTACACCGTGGGCCCGCACACGCCCGAAACCCAGGTCGACCGGCTGGTATTTATCAACCGGATTCAACTGGTAGCGCAGGAGGGAGGGCAAAGCAACGGCTTTATCGGCTACTCCTTTCTCGACCGCTACGTGCGGCCCATGCGCACCCCGGAGAAGATTTCGCTGAGTGAAGGCAACTACAATAACGTGGAAGCCTACGTGGGCGAAAGCACCCTGAAGCTGGACCGCAAGCTGACCGACAGCGAGTTCTGGCAAGTGCTGAATTTCGACTTCGTCGCCGGCCGGCCTTACACGGCCGCCGAAGTACGGGAAGCGGCCCTAGTGGCTGTTATCAACGAAAGCACTAGTCGCAAATACTTCGGCACCACGACAAACGTCATTGGGCGCACGTTCGAGGCTGGAGCTGTGCACTACCGGGTGGTAGGCCTGGTGCGCGACGTGCCGATTTCACGCTCCAACTCCTACGCCGACTTCTGGGTGCCTCTTACCACGACCAGTGAGGACCTGCGGGACCCGGGCTACATCGGCAACTACCAGGCTATTGCCTTAGCCCGAACCTCTTCCGACGTGGCAACCATTCAACAGGAGTATGAGCGCATCATCAAGCAAGTGCCCTTACCCGACCCCAAAAAGTACAAAGCCGTGCACTCATATGCCCGTACCCTGCTGGCCTCGCTCACGGCCCGCTTCAATAACAACGCCGACGCAGAAGGCGGAGTAGGGCGCATGATGCAGGTTTCGGTGGTAATGGCCCTGCTCTTCATGCTGCTGCCCGCTCTGAACCTGGTCAACGTGAACGTGAGCCGCATGCTGGAACGCTCTTCCGAAATCGGGGTGCGCAAGGCCTTCGGAGCCACTTCCCGCACCCTGGTGACGCAGTTCCTGTTCGAAAACGTCTTCCTGACGCTGCTGGGCGGTCTGCTCGGCCTGGCCTTGGCCGCCGGCGCGCTGATGCTGCTCAACTACAGCCAGTTTATGCCCTACTCCGACTTTGCGCTGAATGCCCGGGTCTTCGGGGCCGGAATTCTGACGTCCCTATTCTTCGGGGCGCTGTCGGGGGCTTACCCAGCCTATAAAATGTCAAAACTGCCTGTCGTGCAGGCGCTAAAAGCAGACTTCAAGGTATGA
- a CDS encoding ABC transporter ATP-binding protein: protein MTKIAEAPVLRLIDIEKIYQTSTVETSALNCVSLSINRGEFVSVMGPSGCGKSTLLSLMGLLDEPSVGTVEVNGRPVRSYSEKDLASLRNEKIGFIFQSYHLINDLSVVDNVELPLLYRSGMSAKDRRKRALAMLEKVGLGARTSHFPQQLSGGQRQRVAIARALAGEPEIILADEPTGNLDSVMGEEIMDLLLHLNEKEGTTIVMVTHDEAQAQRTKRQIRLLDGSQVN, encoded by the coding sequence ATGACTAAGATTGCTGAAGCGCCCGTTCTGCGGCTTATTGACATCGAGAAAATCTACCAGACCAGCACTGTTGAGACTTCGGCGCTCAACTGCGTAAGCCTGAGTATCAACCGCGGCGAGTTTGTGTCCGTGATGGGACCCTCGGGCTGCGGTAAATCCACCCTGTTGAGCCTAATGGGTCTGCTCGACGAGCCCTCCGTAGGCACCGTGGAAGTCAACGGCCGCCCTGTGCGCTCCTATTCCGAGAAGGACCTAGCCAGTCTGCGCAACGAGAAAATCGGCTTTATCTTCCAGAGCTACCACCTGATTAACGACCTCTCAGTAGTGGATAACGTGGAGCTGCCCTTACTTTACCGCTCGGGCATGAGCGCCAAAGACCGCCGTAAGCGCGCCCTGGCCATGCTCGAAAAAGTAGGCTTGGGAGCCCGCACCAGTCATTTTCCGCAGCAGCTTTCGGGCGGGCAGCGCCAGCGTGTGGCCATTGCCCGGGCCCTGGCCGGCGAACCCGAAATCATCCTGGCCGACGAGCCCACCGGCAACCTCGACTCGGTGATGGGCGAGGAAATCATGGACCTGCTGCTGCACCTCAACGAGAAGGAGGGCACCACCATTGTGATGGTAACCCACGACGAGGCCCAGGCCCAGCGCACCAAGCGCCAGATCCGGCTCTTGGATGGCAGCCAGGTAAACTAA
- a CDS encoding TolC family protein, with protein sequence MKLRFLPFLALLGLPLHDLTAQNASRPLNLDEVITLALNHSAIGKQANTDREISYWQWRDYRSTYRPQIGLQGNLPNYSSTITPVVQKDGAIEFKSVKNNNSNVGFAVKQNIGLTGGQVIVGADVLRYDDFIGKAKRYNSQPFTLGLTQPIGQFNELHWNRRIEPLRYQESQRKYLEEREKIAQRTTELYFDVLLQQVNAEVARQNAQATDELLRIGQERYRLGRLSQSDLLQLELNLLDAQQAKIQAQLSAQNATVELQAYTGLATAPALDVPTLAPQPVVAPEVALEQARQHRSAILAFQRRLLEAERDVAEARGTTGMQATLSANLGYVNQAPELNSSLQDLRNQQQVRLSFSMPLLDWGHRQAVVKTAKLTREQVEHTVSQEERSFAQSVLTEAGQQQQLTVQLRLAQHADSVAQRRYDIARSTYLLGRISLTDLSLATQAKDGARRSYIAALRARWVAYYRLRALTLYDFEKQQPLAAQ encoded by the coding sequence ATGAAACTCCGCTTCCTTCCCTTCCTGGCGCTGCTGGGGCTGCCGCTCCATGACCTTACGGCCCAAAATGCCAGCCGCCCTCTGAACCTCGATGAGGTGATTACGCTGGCCCTCAACCACTCGGCTATTGGCAAACAGGCCAATACCGACCGGGAAATCAGCTACTGGCAGTGGCGCGACTACCGCTCTACCTACCGGCCCCAGATTGGCCTGCAAGGCAATTTGCCTAACTACAGCAGCACGATTACCCCCGTAGTGCAGAAAGATGGCGCTATTGAATTCAAATCAGTCAAGAACAATAATTCCAATGTCGGCTTTGCCGTGAAGCAGAATATTGGCCTGACCGGTGGCCAAGTAATCGTGGGGGCTGATGTGTTGCGCTACGATGACTTTATCGGTAAGGCCAAGCGTTACAACAGCCAGCCTTTCACTTTGGGCCTCACACAGCCTATCGGTCAGTTCAACGAACTTCACTGGAACCGCCGCATTGAGCCCCTGCGCTACCAGGAAAGCCAGCGGAAGTATTTAGAGGAGCGGGAAAAGATTGCCCAGCGCACCACTGAATTGTACTTTGACGTGCTGCTGCAACAGGTGAATGCCGAAGTAGCCCGCCAGAATGCCCAGGCCACCGACGAACTGCTGCGCATTGGGCAGGAGCGCTACCGGTTGGGTCGCCTTTCTCAGAGCGACCTGCTACAGCTGGAGCTCAACCTGCTCGATGCCCAGCAGGCCAAAATTCAGGCCCAGCTCAGCGCCCAGAACGCCACCGTAGAGCTGCAGGCCTACACTGGCCTCGCTACGGCTCCCGCGCTGGATGTGCCCACACTGGCTCCACAACCCGTGGTAGCCCCGGAAGTAGCTTTGGAACAAGCCCGGCAGCACCGCAGCGCCATCCTGGCCTTCCAGCGCCGCCTGCTCGAAGCCGAGCGCGACGTGGCCGAAGCCCGCGGCACCACCGGCATGCAAGCTACGCTGTCGGCCAATCTGGGCTACGTCAATCAGGCGCCCGAATTGAATAGTAGCCTACAAGACCTGCGTAATCAGCAGCAAGTCAGGCTGTCCTTCTCGATGCCCCTGCTCGATTGGGGCCACCGGCAGGCTGTGGTCAAAACCGCCAAGCTCACCCGCGAGCAGGTGGAGCATACGGTGAGCCAGGAAGAACGCAGCTTTGCCCAAAGCGTGCTGACCGAAGCCGGGCAGCAGCAGCAGCTGACGGTACAGCTCCGCCTGGCCCAGCACGCCGACTCAGTGGCCCAACGCCGCTACGACATAGCCCGCTCCACCTACCTGCTCGGTCGCATCAGCCTCACCGATCTGAGCCTGGCTACCCAGGCCAAGGACGGCGCCCGCCGCAGCTACATAGCGGCCCTGCGGGCCCGGTGGGTGGCGTATTACCGGCTACGGGCCCTCACGCTCTACGATTTTGAAAAGCAACAGCCCCTGGCGGCTCAGTAG